From one Rhodamnia argentea isolate NSW1041297 chromosome 1, ASM2092103v1, whole genome shotgun sequence genomic stretch:
- the LOC115726852 gene encoding uncharacterized protein LOC115726852: MSGAEAPTIGAVPNDPRVDDILEALTQVGALMAQQAQQQVANNTRLGERRTQGLVEQFLKLKPSKFTRIGRPEEAERWIKEMEKIVRLINCTDVDKIILAEYRMDENTMYWWQATKNTVFPTGIEIVWETFVTAFYEKYFSSYARDRKLTKFVELKQSERIVDEYEAKFSELSRFAPRLVEHAEDRAKRFPKGLKPGIRKQLAPFGPMTY, from the coding sequence ATGAGTGGAGCAGAGGCACCAACGATCGGAGCTGTTCCTAATGACCCGAGGGTGGACGATATCTTAGAGGCATTGACTCAAGTGGGTGCATTAATGGCACAACAGGCGCAACAACAAGTTGCAAATAATACCAGATTAGGAGAACGCCGTACCCAAGGACTAGTGGAACAGTTCCTTAAACTAAAGCCCTCTAAGTTCACTAGGATTGGAAGGCCCGAAGAAGCGGAACGATGGATTAAGGAGATGGAGAAAATCGTTAGGTTAATAAATTGCACTGATGTGGATAAGATAATCCTGGCGGAGTATCGGATGGACGAGAACACCATGTACTGGTGGCAAGCGACGAAGAATACCGTGTTCCCTACGGGAATTGAGATTGTTTGGGAGACATTTGTCACTGCATTCTATGAAAAGTATTTCTCCAGCTATGCTAGAGATAGAAAGTTAACAAAATTTGTGGAACTAAAGCAAAGTGAAAGAATTGTGGATGAATATGAAGCCAAGTTCTCCGAACTGTCTAGGTTTGCTCCTCGCCTCGTTGAGCATGCTGAAGATAGGGCGAAGAGGTTTCCGAAAGGCTTAAAGCCGGGGATACGGAAGCAATTGGCACCCTTCGGGCCAATGACCTATTAA